The DNA sequence tctcaacccgaaacgtcacccattccttctctcccgagatgattcaatggtgctgttcctccaatttccggtgggcctcactatggcactggaggagccccatgacagaaaggtcagactgggagtgggagagggagttgaagtgctcagccaccgggagatcaagttggttaaggcggaccgagcgaaggtgttgagcgaaacgatcgccgagcctgcgtttggtttcgccgatgctcttaatccaggtagcattctggtaaaccttctctgcaccctctctaccgccatgccaccctttgctccagattccagtatctgcagtcttgcATGTCCCCATGTCTAATTttcacaatcaatcaatcaatcaatcacaataatactttattagccaagtacgttttgcaacatacgaggaacttcatttgctgtacagtcataacaataaaaagcaacaggacacacaaaatacattttaacatgaacatccacctcagtgactcctcactgtgatggaaggcgaaaaaaagttcaatctctcccttctttgtcctcccgcggtcgggggcctctaaccttccgttgacgggacgatcttgactcccgtagccggcggtgggcgttcctcgtcggggcgatcaacctCCTTCAtcaggggggggatctcagctcccccgcgctaggtgatctaccccgggtcggggcttgttgaaaccttctgcgacttttggagctcccgaccggtctcaacccgagactgtgagccgtttgatgttaaagtccgcaggccatggttggagtgtcgatcccaggcaagggatcgcaggctccggtgGTAAGTTCacgccccgcgggggctcaaagtcagtcccaggtaaggctgccagctccacgatgtcaggccgtagagcgaccagagatacgacccgcaaaacaatcgcatctccggcaagagattgaaaaaaagttttgtttttcTTTAAGCCGATACTGAGTATTTTCTAACTTTTTCTAATCCATTCCCAGCTTCCTGCTCCCTATTGCATGCCAATTTTAAAAGTTCAAATAATTAGCCAATTCTATTTTAAATAAGATCTGAGTTCCTGCCTCCCTGTGGTAAACCATCGCATGGTCTAATGAATGTTGCCCGTTCTCGACTCCCTGTTAATTGGGAATGATGCCTCCTTTTTATTAAATCATCTCCTGATGAAAATAAAACCCTGCTGGCCCTGGCAAAGGTTGTACTCATGTgtgacacagtggctcagcggtagagttgctgccccacagcgccagagacctggtttcgatcctgactacaagtgctgtctgtgcggagtttgcaccttctccctatgactccagtttccacccacactccaaacacgtgcaggtttgcaggttaattatctttggtaaattgtccctagcgtgtgtaggtctttccgctgactggattgcacataACAAAAAAAGCTTTACAGTGTattttggtacatgtaacaatagtaaatattgtccctagtgggtgtaggatagtgttaatgtgcggggatcactgggcggcacggacttggagggccgaaaaggcctgtttccggctgtatatatatgatatgatatgatatgataaactgaaCTAGACCGGTGCATATCTTTTGTGTGCCTTGTCCAGGTTAAGACAAAAAGATGCAAATACCGATTCAGATAAGGAAGGAAAACGACTGAAATGTAAAGTCTGAGGGAGGGATAGTGGATGAAAGAGAACTGGGGAGGTAAGATAAAAGGAAAATTGGGGACAGAGTCGGGAGAGGTGGGAGatgagtggatggaggaggggagggggaagataatGGGTGAGGGGGTGTTGGGAGAAAGATGTGCACAGAGGTGGGTGGAATGAATCTGTCAGATCAAGGACCATTCTGTTTTCtctccacccacagatgctgcctgaccgagtaagtgtttccagcactttctgttttggatTTCGGGATTTATACATCTGCGGGTTTTGTCACCGGGCGATCACACTGGCACCGTCAGGTCTTGTGCCATGAATTCTGTGCAAGAGACCAAGCCTGAGGCAGTGCTTCAGTGCAACActtcacctcacgctgccttgacaaggccaccagtataatcaaggatcggtctcgtggtctgaagaagggtctcaacccaaaatgccacccattccttctctccaaagatgctgcatgacccgttgagttactccagcattttgtgtctaccttcggtttaaaccagcatctgctgttccttcctacacaccagactcaccccggtcactccctcttctcccctctcccatcaggcaagaggtacagaaatgtgaaaacgcacacctccagattcagggacggtttcttcccggctgttatcaggcaactgagccatcctaccaccaactagagagcggtcctgacctcccacctacctcactgaagaccctcggactatctgaattggactttactggctttaccttgcactaaacgttattccttttgtcctgtatctgtacagtgtggacggctcgattgtaatcacgtatagtctttccgctgactggatagcatgcaacaaaaaagtttttcatcgtacccgggtacacgtgacaataaactaaactaaaataaaatcaataGCGTATCAATAGAGATTCCTAGTCAATGCAACAGTGCCAAACCATCAAGGATTTGGACCTTTGTAGATGAAGTTCCATACCAGAGTGCCTGGATTGCACTCTCAGCAAGGAAGTGAGAGATCTCATTGGAATTAACTGGACACGAAGGAAGATTTAATTCACTGCTCAGTCTGCATGCTGATGATTGTATCTTGGCCGCTGCTGTTCTTTAGTTGCAACCGTGGCAGAGAGgactttatagtttagtttattttatcgttacagtgaaatgcttttttgttgcctcttcaatagacaatagataataggtgcaggaggaggccattcggcccttcgagccagcaccgccattcaatgtgatcagggctgatcattctcaatcagtaccccgttcctgccttctccccataccccctgactccgctatccttaagagctctatccagctctctcttcaatgcattcagagaattggcctccactgccttctgaggcggagaattccacagattcacaactctctgactgaaaactacAGGTTTATTACGGTACGAtgcactttattcatccccggagggaaaatgGTCTGGCAGAACAGTCACAACGCACAACAAcgtgaaattaaaatgaaaagtaaattaaaagtgcaaagaaaggacaagcgactgttgtctgactgccatgtgcacagcgcctttaccggaacaaacaaacaaacacagacttatcccctgggcagaggattctaaactagtgccctccccctccccctcccacagcgggtccccctttgttctcccaccgtccctcacggcgatcctccatatgttgaaagactggagcgactaggcttgtatacactggaatttagaaggatgagaggggatcttatcgaaacatataagattattaaggggttggacaggttagaggcaggaaacatgttcccctgtgttgggggagtccagaaccaggggccacagtttaagaataaggggtaggccatttagaacggagatgaggaaaaactttttcagttagagagttgtgaatctgtggaattctctgcctcagaaggcagtggaggccaattctctgaatgcattcaagagagagttagatagagctcttaaagatagcggagtcagtgggtatggggagaaggcaggaacggggtactgattgagaatgatcagccatgatcacattgaatggggtgctggctcgaagggccgaatggcctcctcctgcacctattgtctattgtcttccccttcctccctcacacTCATCGACCACCGAGGTTCCCGTTGtcgctgaggccccaccaccgcctacGTCGAGGCTCATGCTGCTGCCGCCGAGACTCCCATCGCCGTGCCGCTGagggtccttcggcccagagaGGCCTCACCGCCTGGCTTCTCCGCAGtaccctgggaggcctgtggggcgagtccgGGAGCTTGTACCACGATACAGTTCTTTTGCAAGCTAGGCAAAcatcagataacactatacataaatacaaccaagtaaaactcaagtacagtaggtagagcaaaggggaaggtacagagttcggaatagagttctcagcattgtagcgcaccagttccagagacagagtccaatgtccgcaatggggtagaggtgaatcggacagtgccctagcttatggaaggaccgttcagaagcctgataactcaggggaagaggctgttcctgagtctggtggtgcacgctttcaagctcctgtactttctgccggacgggagtggggagaagaaggaatgactggggtgggacaagtctttgatgatgtcggctgcttttccgaggcagcgtgaagtgtagatggagtcaattgctTTGGACATTCTCAAGgttgtggggcggcacagtggcgcagaggtagagttgctgccttacagcaccagagacctgagttctaccctgactacgggtgctggccgtATGGaacttttacgttctccctgtgaccgcgtggatttccctcggtttccttccacactctagaCGTGCAGGTAttttaggtgaattggcttcagtaaaaattgtaaattctctccagtgtaggatagtgctggtgctcGAGGCAATAGCTGGTCAGcatgcactcgatgggccgatgggtctgtttccacactctctaaagtctgaagtctaaagaaatgtcatagagtcacaaagcgtggaaacaggcccttcgacccaaccaaccaaccaaccaatatgtcccatctacattagtccaccTGCTTTTGTTTGGCCcatagttaggaaaaggggacatacaatgagatctgggtgtcctagtgcatcagtcactgaaaggaagcatgcaggtacagcaggcagtgaaaaaagccaatggaatgttggccttcataacaagaggagttgagtataggagcaaagaggtccttctgcagttgtacagggccctagtgagaccgcacctggagtactgtgtgcagttttggtctccaaatttgaggaaggatattcttgctattgagggcgtgcagcgtaggtttactaagttaattcccggaatggcgggactgtcatatgttgaaagactggagcgactaggcttgtatacactggaatttagaaggatgagagggaatcttatcgaaacatataagattattaagggtttggacacgttagaggcaggaaacatgtttccaatgttgggggagtccagaaccaggggctatagtttaaaaataaggggtaggccatttggaacagagatgaggaaaaactttttcagtcagagagttgtaaatctgtggaattctctgcctcagaaggcagtggaggccaattctctgaatgcattcacgagagagccagatagagctcttaaggatagcggagtcagggggtatggggtgaaggcaggaacggggtactgattgagaatgatcaaccatgatcacattgaatggtggtgctggcttgaagggccgaatggcctactcctgcacctattgtctatccctctacacctgtcctatccatgtacctgtctaattgtttcttaaacattgcaataggtcctgcctcaactacctcctctggcagctcgttccacgacctaccacccattgtgtgGAGAAAGtaacctctcggattcctattaaatctttcccccttcaccttaaacctatgctctctggttctcgattcccctactctgggcaagagactctgtgcaatctacctgatctattcctctcacgattttatacacctctataagatcacccctcatcctcctgcgttccaaggattactcagcctgctcaaccgctccctacagctcaggccttcgaatcctggcaacatcctcgtaaacctgtacagatagcgcccgtagtcatgTTCGAACCCAGGtggcaggtgctgtaaggcagcaactccaccgtgctgcccctattaGTAGtctacccagtctattcctcatggttttatactctacacctctacaagatcacccctcatcctcctgccctccgtggaatagagtccgagcctgctccacctctccctgtagctcaggaccCTTGAGTCCTGCTCCAGAGAGGTCAATAGAAGCCCCCGAGGTCCGGATGAGAAGTTCTTTCACGTGATGACAGTAACAGCCGTTGAGGAGAAATGCCTTCTCCAGAACATCACAGGACAGGCATTTTCAACAAACCCATCGTCAACTCCGCAAGTAGGCGGGTGAGTAGCATTATCTCAATGCTTGGGTTGGATGTATGCCCGGTCTGAATTCATGCTGGGTCATCTGGCATTCATAATCCATACCAATAAAATGAGTTATTTACTTTTCTCTGACACAAGCATTTCCAGCTGGGGTTGCAGCAGCTTTTGGGAAAATTCACTTCCTGAGTCTGAATCCCAGggtctagaggaactcagtgggtcaggcatcatccgtgCAAGGAAACGGACAgaagacattttgggtggagtaGAAGAGAAAtgggtcctctctctctctctctctctctgtgtgccagttttctctctaattcatcacactgaagaagggtcctagagtgatacagcgtggaaaaaaggcccttcagaccaacttgcccacaccatctacattagtcccgctTGCTTGCATTtgtcccgtatccctctaaacctgccctatccatgcacatgtctaattgcttcttaaacgttacgatagtccctgcctcaactacctcctctggcagctcgtcacCATCCAGATCCTGGCCCAGAAACACCATCTGTTCAttccccttcacagatgctgccgggtccgctgagttccaccaccattttgtgttttgctccagattccgccATCTTGTGTCCCCAAACCTTCCTTACTCTCTGTTTTAACCCAGCCGGTATTTAAACTGGGggagacacaagtgactgcagatgctggaatcttgagcaaaacatagagtgccggaggaactcagtgcgtcaggcagcatctgtggaagggtaaTAGTCagtcgacatttcgggtcagcgcCCGTCTTCAGACGGAGAGACATTTTTACACTGCCCTCGATGAAGTCAGAGATCAATAAATGATCACCTAGCAAACCGCAGATGCTCAAAACCTGAAATAAAGAGGCTGCCACTCACGGACTTTACTGGAGttgatcttgcactaagcgttattccctttatcctgtatctatacactgtggacggattgatttagttcagtttagtttagatataagagcgttgaaacaggccctttagtccaccgagtccacgccgaccagcgataatcgtacaccagttctatccgacatcatttacagaagccaattaacttacaaacccgcacgtcttaggaatgtgagaggaaaccggagcacccggagaaagcccacacggtcacagggagaacgtagacagcactgaactaaactgaactaaactgaactttctgCACTTCAACAAAATCCCCCAAAAATGTTTAGTTGGCTGTGAATACCAAATACCACAGATGCTGTTATCTTGAACAAACATCAAACTGCTGggttgatgttgccaggactggagggagggagggagggggtgagtggaggggctgagctatagggggggaggttgggcaggttagtactttattccttggagtgcagaacgaggagtgatcttatagaggtgtataaaatcattgagGGGGAATAGATTTGGTAAATGCACAATCTTGGTGAATCGagtacacaggtttaaggtgagggggagggaggatttaatgggaaacctgaggggcaactttatattttacacaaagggtggaggcgggtgcgtggaacgagctgccgggggaggagATCAGCAGATAAGTCCCAGATACAACGACTCCAATTCGATTTAGTCTGACAGCTTGGGAAGGAAGGCAGGAGtccctcgggggggggggggggtgggggtggtggcgtGAGCCAAGGCTGGGCTTGAGAGCACACGTGGCTATTTTTGTGCAGAAGTTTTCTTTCTTTGCATAGCCCGGGGAGgtggttttttaatttatttttttgggtTGGATTTTGTTTAGTGTGAGTGTGTTTACATTTCAAATGTACAGTCCTGTCCTGACACCTGGAAGGCAGCTGGTAAAATGCATtacattccacacacacacaaacaaactctgcAAATCGTTGACCCAGATTGCAAAGCATTTGTACTGGGGCTgtggctgtgattttttttttcctccctctctctctggatTGTGGGCTGGGATTTCTCGCACTAaacttttgctctctctctctctctttctctctctctctctctctctctctttctctttctctttctctctctctctctctgtgcatgTAGCCACACAGCAGAGATGGGAGCCGGCTGCCGCCCGCTCACCACTTGCCTTCTCTTGGTCTCCACTCTCCGGGCTGGCTCAGGGGACGGATGGATGTCCAAGGACCCTCAAGCGGCGGGGGTACCCGACTCCTCGGGACCCCTGGGCCGGCACTTCGGCAAGTCCAGGCTGCTGGTCATCTCGGCTCCGGGACCCCTGGACACGTCCTACCGGCTGATGGAGAGGCAGGTGGACCTGGGCAAGGGTGCGCTGAGATGCCACTTGGCCCTGAGGGATCTCCTGGTGATGGTCCTCTTCCAGGGCAGCGGCGGCAGCGGCCGCCCGGCGCAGGGCAAGCTGCTCAGGGTGACCAAGGAAGGCGACAGGGTGGTGGAGGAGAAGCTGGGGCCGGAGGAGGTGGGGCAGGTCGCCCTCGAGCTCTCCCTGGAGGCCACCCAGTTCGGCATGGTCCTCCTGAGGAAGTCCCTGCACGTCTACGAGCGCTTCCCTTACGCGGTCAGGGTGGAGGCGGTGATGGAGGCGGTCGACCAGATGCCGCTGAGGAAGGTGGAGAGAATGACCCGGAGGGCGCGGAGGCTGAAGTGCGAGGGGTCCCGGGCCGGGAGGACCTCGGGACAGGTCCACGCCAGGAGGAACCTGGCTAATCGGACCACCCCCAATGTTGGGACCATGTCCAACAGATCTCCAGTCAACAGGTCCAGGTCTATCGCGTCCATGGCCAACAGGTCTCTGGCCAACAGGACCATGTCCATTGGAGCCACCCCCAACAGGTCTCTGGCCAACAGGACCATGCCCATTGGAGCCACCCCCAACAGGTCTCTGGCCAACAGGACCATGTCCATTGGAGCCACCCCCAACAGGTCTCTGGCCAACAGGACGATGCCCATTGGAGCCACCCCCAACAGGTATCTGGCCAACAGGACCATGTCCATTGGAGCCACCCCCAACAGGTCTCTGGCCAACAGGACCAGGTCCATTGGAGCCACCCCCAACAGGTCTCTGGCCAACAGGACTGTTCCCAAAGGTTCACCAGCCATCCCGAGGTTCAGACCAGGCTCGGCCAATTCTCGGAAGCCCTTCAGATCTTCCGGCCGCCGATTCCCGGAGAAGCCCGGAGAGGCGGCGCCGGGCAAGCGGAAAGCTTGGACCTCACCCCGGGGCTCGGATGGGGGGAGGAAGGCCAAAACTCCCAGGAGCCCAGTGAACGTCACGGAACGGGAGATGGTGGATCAGCTGATGGGCCAGATCAAGCAGAAGGTGTGGCGGATGATGGCGGTCAACCCCAGGCGCCCCCTCCAGCGCAGGCCCGATGATGGCCAGGTGTCCCAGGTAGGACCTCACCAGAACCTCTCCTCTGCACCTCCAACCGTGGCTCCCATGGGGGCTTCCATTGACCTCTCCGGAGCGGGGTCTCAGCTTCCCCACACCGCCGCCCCTTCATCGTCATCCGGTCAAACGGTCAACCCTGAGGAGGTCACGACCCCGGACTCCAGCTCAGGCACAGCACGATCGCAGGGCGGCCATGACGGACGGACTACGCTGCCCACGGTTCCTCTGCCCAACCTGGGAGAGGAGGACTCGACCGGGGAACTGCAGGAGGTATCACCAACTTTGGCTTCTGGTCTCGACACCCCCCAGACGAGGAAGGGGCAGACCCACCCCCCcgaacccaccaccccccaccccacccgggAGAAGGGAGACGGTGGCCGGCGCGGGTCCGGGGGAAGGGCGCACGGCAAGGACAAGAAGGCGGAGAGGAAAGACAGGGAGAACTCGGGCAAGGGCTCCAGGGGCAAGGGAAGGAAGAACAGGAGGAATCGCAAGAACAGGAACAAGAACAAGAAGCAAGGAGCCAGGGGGGACAAGCAGTCCGGCAGCCaacagttcctgcagcacttcctCAACAAGCGGAGGCTCTTGGTGAGTAGACAGGGCGAGAGCATGGGCCAAGAGGGCCAAGGGTCTTCCATTGTCACCTGCATCGGAGAAGGGACTATGATACACCCTTGAGaagtccataagacataggagcagaattaggccattttgcccattgagtccactccaccattcgatcatggctgatctatctctccctttcaaccgcattctcctgccttctacccataacccctgagacccgcacggtggcgcagcggtagagttgctgccttacagcgaatgcagcgccggaggctcagattcgatcctgactatgggcgccgtctgtacggagtttgtacgttctccccgtgacctgcgtgggttttctccgagatcttcggtttcctcccacactccaaagacgtacaggtatgtaggttaattggctgggcaaatgcaaaaattgtccctagtcggtgtaggataatgttagtgtgcggggatcgctgggcggcgcggacccggtgggccgaagggcctgtttctgcgctgtatctctaaatctaaaatctaaatttaatcaagaatctgtcaatctctccttaaaaatacccattgacttggcctccacagccctctgtggcaatgaattccacagattcaccgccctctgactaaagaagttccccctcatgtcctttctaaaggtatgtccttttattctgaggctgtgccctctggtcatagTTCACTATGCTCTctggccactagtggaaacatcctctccacatccactctatctatccaAGCCGCtcgctattcggtacgtttcaatgaggtgcccgctcttccttctaaactacaaTGAGTAagggcccagtgtcgtcaaacggtCACCATACCTTAAAATACGTTTACGGTAGCCCTGATGGATCATGCTGTTCTTGGGATGGAAACAAGGGTTGTgagattccttttatcctgtatctacactgtgaacggcttgattgtgatcatgtgtagtctttccagtgacatttagcatgcaacaaaggcttttcactgtacctcggtgcacgtgacaataaaacacgaaACTCACACAAACTAAAATATCTTActttttagttttacttttaaaGATAatgggaaacgggcccttttttccccccactgagtccgtgccgaccaacgattgtggacgatcagccatgatcacaatgaacggcaatgctggctcgaagggccaaatggcctcctccagcacctactttctatgtttctatgttctatcctacacacaggcgcaatttacagagggccaattaaccgacaaacccacaagtctttgggatgtgggaggaaaccggagcacacggagaaaacccaggtggaggGAGGGTCACACCtcaataagaccacccct is a window from the Rhinoraja longicauda isolate Sanriku21f chromosome 3, sRhiLon1.1, whole genome shotgun sequence genome containing:
- the LOC144592299 gene encoding uncharacterized protein LOC144592299; this encodes MGAGCRPLTTCLLLVSTLRAGSGDGWMSKDPQAAGVPDSSGPLGRHFGKSRLLVISAPGPLDTSYRLMERQVDLGKGALRCHLALRDLLVMVLFQGSGGSGRPAQGKLLRVTKEGDRVVEEKLGPEEVGQVALELSLEATQFGMVLLRKSLHVYERFPYAVRVEAVMEAVDQMPLRKVERMTRRARRLKCEGSRAGRTSGQVHARRNLANRTTPNVGTMSNRSPVNRSRSIASMANRSLANRTMSIGATPNRSLANRTMPIGATPNRSLANRTMSIGATPNRSLANRTMPIGATPNRYLANRTMSIGATPNRSLANRTRSIGATPNRSLANRTVPKGSPAIPRFRPGSANSRKPFRSSGRRFPEKPGEAAPGKRKAWTSPRGSDGGRKAKTPRSPVNVTEREMVDQLMGQIKQKVWRMMAVNPRRPLQRRPDDGQVSQVGPHQNLSSAPPTVAPMGASIDLSGAGSQLPHTAAPSSSSGQTVNPEEVTTPDSSSGTARSQGGHDGRTTLPTVPLPNLGEEDSTGELQEVSPTLASGLDTPQTRKGQTHPPEPTTPHPTREKGDGGRRGSGGRAHGKDKKAERKDRENSGKGSRGKGRKNRRNRKNRNKNKKQGARGDKQSGSQQFLQHFLNKRRLLVITSPSKDSRLYVQQRDEYLEHVCQLAVRHMSVVNILGSPSNSSLTVEHYQSENEQALDIPVAEPVEPEVITELRNGFGMTFDEFFMVLVDYDMKVKQYFDVPIPIKALVDYMDTFPSRLHEIQEEKRRGVTCIKRESRLNINKFLARFQWKRRLLIISTPYEEDWAFQQQLTALTAQECNLGIRHFAVLKMMGSGEEASGSLELLPVNGRSQVETESLSWAAVSGLREHYQVGEDHFMMLLTGKDGAIRSWYLSPVWSLAAVYEQLDSTPERQEETRLQQRLGIGCDRDDGPPHYPGYHQRG